Proteins from a genomic interval of Denticeps clupeoides chromosome 20, fDenClu1.1, whole genome shotgun sequence:
- the ube2ql1 gene encoding ubiquitin-conjugating enzyme E2Q-like protein 1 isoform X2 has product MATLLRKIGLIRLHDRDTEDPKHHQGSLKGTKGSQKGGSKHCNSSSESSILGTPEIKAKQGKDAKEKAQPGAGGRAGVAPPAPHRQHCTQVRTRRLMKELQEIRRLGDNFISVELADDNLFEWNVKLHQVDKDSALWQDMRETGTECILLNVAFPDNFPFSPPFMRVLTPRLENGYVLDGGAICMELLTPRGWSSAYTVEAVMRQFAASLVKGQPRSRI; this is encoded by the coding sequence ATGGCCACCCTCCTGCGCAAAATCGGCCTCATCCGCCTGCACGACCGCGACACGGAGGACCCGAAGCACCACCAGGGCTCCCTGAAGGGCACCAAGGGCAGCCAGAAAGGCGGCAGCAAGcactgcaacagcagcagcgagaGCAGCATCCTCGGCACCCCCGAGATCAAGGCCAAGCAGGGCAAGGACGCCAAGGAGAAGGCGCAGCCGGGGGCGGGCGGCAGGGCCGGCGTGGCCCCCCCGGCGCCCCACCGGCAGCACTGCACCCAGGTCCGGACGCGGCGGCTGatgaaggagctgcaggagatCCGGCGGCTGGGCGACAACTTCATCAGCGTGGAGCTGGCGGACGACAACCTGTTCGAGTGGAACGTCAAGCTGCACCAGGTGGACAAGGACTCGGCGCTGTGGCAGGACATGCGGGAGACCGGCACCGAGTGCATCCTGCTCAACGTGGCGTTCCCCGACAACTTCCCCTTCTCGCCGCCGTTCATGCGCGTCCTCACGCCGCGCCTGGAGAACGGCTACGTGCTGGACGGCGGCGCGATCTGCATGGAGCTGCTGACCCCGAGGGGCTGGTCCAGCGCCTACACCGTGGAGGCCGTGATGAGGCAGTTCGCCGCCAGCCTCGTAAAGGGACAG
- the ube2ql1 gene encoding ubiquitin-conjugating enzyme E2Q-like protein 1 isoform X1 — MATLLRKIGLIRLHDRDTEDPKHHQGSLKGTKGSQKGGSKHCNSSSESSILGTPEIKAKQGKDAKEKAQPGAGGRAGVAPPAPHRQHCTQVRTRRLMKELQEIRRLGDNFISVELADDNLFEWNVKLHQVDKDSALWQDMRETGTECILLNVAFPDNFPFSPPFMRVLTPRLENGYVLDGGAICMELLTPRGWSSAYTVEAVMRQFAASLVKGQGRICRKAGKSKKAFSRKEAEATFKSLVKTHEKYGWVSPPVSDG, encoded by the exons ATGGCCACCCTCCTGCGCAAAATCGGCCTCATCCGCCTGCACGACCGCGACACGGAGGACCCGAAGCACCACCAGGGCTCCCTGAAGGGCACCAAGGGCAGCCAGAAAGGCGGCAGCAAGcactgcaacagcagcagcgagaGCAGCATCCTCGGCACCCCCGAGATCAAGGCCAAGCAGGGCAAGGACGCCAAGGAGAAGGCGCAGCCGGGGGCGGGCGGCAGGGCCGGCGTGGCCCCCCCGGCGCCCCACCGGCAGCACTGCACCCAGGTCCGGACGCGGCGGCTGatgaaggagctgcaggagatCCGGCGGCTGGGCGACAACTTCATCAGCGTGGAGCTGGCGGACGACAACCTGTTCGAGTGGAACGTCAAGCTGCACCAGGTGGACAAGGACTCGGCGCTGTGGCAGGACATGCGGGAGACCGGCACCGAGTGCATCCTGCTCAACGTGGCGTTCCCCGACAACTTCCCCTTCTCGCCGCCGTTCATGCGCGTCCTCACGCCGCGCCTGGAGAACGGCTACGTGCTGGACGGCGGCGCGATCTGCATGGAGCTGCTGACCCCGAGGGGCTGGTCCAGCGCCTACACCGTGGAGGCCGTGATGAGGCAGTTCGCCGCCAGCCTCGTAAAGGGACAG GGCCGGATCTGTAGGAAAGCAGGCAAATCCAAGAAGGCCTTCAGTCGTAAGGAGGCTGAGGCCACTTTCAAAAGCCTTGTGAAGACCCACGAGAAGTATGGCTGGGTTTCCCCTCCGGTGTCCGATGGTTGA